From Vibrio aerogenes, a single genomic window includes:
- the lnt gene encoding apolipoprotein N-acyltransferase: MQSTKKALIKRSFMAAFLGILTPLAFAPYDIWAIAFLSPCLLLILIDQQTPRHAFIIGLIWGLGFFGHGINWVHVSIDTFGGVPPSVSFLLVGLLSAYLSLYPALFCWTLNRLFPLRNTNRFLLATPVLWLITEWLRGWIFTGFPWLWLGYSQADTWLSGFAPVGGVELITLAIMLIAGTLAYIGVSKRWRWSIIPGVILLSAWGLNQIQWVTPQPDRQTKVALIQGNIDQALKWLPSQRWPTIVKYTDLTRENWDADIIIWPEAAVPAFEHQLVDYFGALDSSAKAHDTAIITGVLNQAGSTYYNSILTLGSGTGVPDYSLNISQRYHKHHLLPFGEFVPFESLLRPLAPIFNLPMSSFTDGAYIQPNLQAKNRFLVPALCYEIIFNEQVRVNTTEKTDFILTLSNDAWFGHSIGPLQHMEIARMRALELGKPLIRATNNGITAVTDYRGHVVKQLPQFETGVLKTTLTPTQGMTPYHRWGSWPVYVLVVLSFLTSLCLRQKNALPDDNKKITGISD, from the coding sequence ATACAGTCAACAAAAAAAGCTCTGATCAAGCGGTCATTTATGGCCGCTTTTCTTGGTATTCTCACCCCTCTGGCATTTGCCCCTTACGACATCTGGGCGATTGCATTTCTGAGTCCCTGTCTGTTGCTGATATTGATCGATCAACAGACGCCCCGTCATGCCTTTATCATAGGGTTAATTTGGGGATTAGGATTTTTTGGTCATGGAATCAACTGGGTTCATGTCAGTATTGATACGTTTGGCGGTGTTCCCCCCAGTGTAAGCTTTCTGCTGGTCGGGCTTCTGTCAGCCTATTTGTCGCTTTATCCGGCCTTGTTTTGTTGGACACTGAATCGTTTATTCCCATTGAGGAATACGAACCGGTTCTTATTGGCCACACCGGTATTATGGTTGATCACTGAATGGTTACGGGGGTGGATTTTTACTGGTTTTCCATGGCTATGGCTGGGATATAGCCAGGCTGACACATGGCTGTCAGGTTTTGCGCCTGTCGGTGGCGTCGAACTCATCACATTGGCTATTATGCTGATCGCTGGCACACTCGCTTATATCGGTGTAAGCAAACGCTGGAGATGGAGCATTATTCCCGGAGTTATTCTCTTATCTGCATGGGGACTGAACCAGATACAATGGGTAACACCACAGCCAGACAGACAAACTAAAGTTGCACTCATTCAGGGAAATATTGATCAAGCCCTCAAATGGTTACCCAGTCAACGCTGGCCCACGATTGTGAAATACACAGATTTGACCCGTGAAAACTGGGATGCTGATATCATTATCTGGCCCGAAGCTGCTGTTCCTGCATTTGAACACCAGCTGGTTGATTACTTTGGGGCATTGGATTCCTCTGCAAAAGCGCATGATACGGCCATTATCACGGGTGTTCTCAATCAGGCCGGTTCGACCTATTACAACAGCATTTTAACGCTTGGTTCCGGTACTGGTGTTCCGGATTATTCGCTGAACATATCACAGAGATATCATAAGCATCATCTGCTGCCGTTCGGCGAGTTTGTCCCGTTTGAATCGTTGCTCCGGCCATTAGCCCCTATATTTAATCTGCCGATGTCATCCTTTACGGATGGCGCCTATATCCAGCCCAATCTGCAGGCAAAAAACCGTTTTCTTGTACCGGCTCTGTGCTACGAAATCATTTTTAATGAGCAGGTCCGGGTGAATACCACAGAAAAAACAGATTTCATCCTGACGCTGTCGAATGATGCCTGGTTTGGTCACTCAATCGGACCACTACAGCATATGGAAATTGCCAGAATGCGGGCACTGGAACTGGGTAAACCACTTATCCGTGCGACCAATAATGGCATAACAGCCGTCACGGATTATCGGGGCCATGTTGTAAAACAGCTTCCACAGTTTGAGACGGGGGTGCTGAAGACAACATTAACGCCAACACAGGGAATGACACCTTATCACCGTTGGGGATCATGGCCTGTTTACGTTCTGGTTGTTCTCTCATTTCTGACCAGCCTGTGCCTGAGACAAAAAAACGCCTTGCCAGATGACAATAAAAAGATCACCGGTATCAGTGATTAA
- the corC gene encoding CNNM family magnesium/cobalt transport protein CorC (CorC(YbeX) belongs to the Cyclin M Mg2+ Exporter (CNNM) family, and was characterized as belonging to a set of three proteins, at least one of which must be present for CorA to function.): MNEDNSQNSEGPSRKSFFERLGQLFQGDPKDRQELVEVIRDSETNELIDHDTKDMLEGVIQISEMRIRDIMIPRSQMVTVDKSATLDELIALIIDAQHSRYPIISEDKDHVEGMLLAKDLLKYLGSESTPFDIDEVIRTAVVVPESKRVDRLLKEFREERYHMAIVVDEFGGVSGLVTIEDILEEIVGDIEDETDDEEQEEIRQLSKHTYSVNALTTIEDFNDTFGTQFSDEEVDTVGGLVMTAFGHLPERGEVVQIDDYQFKVTSADNRRVIQLQVTIPDMVALSEELHE, from the coding sequence ATGAACGAAGACAATTCGCAGAATTCTGAAGGTCCCAGTCGAAAATCTTTTTTTGAACGTTTGGGGCAACTATTTCAGGGTGACCCTAAGGACAGACAGGAACTCGTAGAAGTAATCAGGGATTCAGAAACTAATGAACTGATTGATCACGATACCAAAGATATGCTCGAAGGTGTGATTCAAATCTCAGAAATGCGGATCCGGGATATCATGATCCCGCGCTCCCAAATGGTCACTGTTGATAAAAGTGCAACACTGGACGAATTAATTGCACTCATTATCGATGCCCAGCACTCCAGATATCCAATTATCAGCGAAGATAAGGATCATGTTGAAGGCATGTTACTTGCCAAGGATTTACTGAAGTACCTTGGCTCAGAAAGCACCCCTTTTGATATAGATGAAGTCATTCGTACCGCTGTGGTTGTTCCTGAAAGTAAGCGGGTCGATCGGTTATTAAAAGAATTTCGTGAAGAACGATACCACATGGCTATCGTCGTTGATGAATTTGGTGGTGTTTCTGGCCTGGTGACTATTGAAGATATTCTGGAAGAAATTGTCGGTGATATTGAAGATGAAACCGATGACGAAGAACAGGAAGAAATTCGTCAGCTCAGCAAACATACATATTCTGTCAATGCCTTAACAACCATTGAAGACTTCAATGATACATTCGGAACACAATTCAGCGATGAAGAAGTGGATACCGTTGGCGGTCTGGTGATGACAGCATTCGGCCACTTACCTGAACGAGGGGAAGTGGTACAAATTGATGACTATCAGTTTAAAGTGACCAGTGCAGATAACCGCCGGGTCATTCAGCTGCAGGTGACCATCCCGGATATGGTTGCTCTTTCTGAAGAACTTCATGAATAA
- the ybeY gene encoding rRNA maturation RNase YbeY — MTFELDLQIAVENEEGLPSFENFSFWVTKSIAPFRPHGELTIRIVDPAESQQLNYQYRDKNKPTNVLSFPFEAPPEIEIDLLGDLVICKAIVEQESKEQDKRQIAHWAHMVVHGCLHLLGYDHIQDDEAIEMESLETKIMQDMGFEDPYLAEK; from the coding sequence ATGACCTTTGAACTTGATCTGCAGATTGCAGTCGAAAATGAGGAGGGACTCCCCTCTTTTGAAAACTTTTCGTTTTGGGTAACAAAATCAATTGCACCTTTTCGTCCCCATGGGGAGCTGACGATTCGTATTGTTGACCCGGCTGAGAGTCAACAACTAAACTATCAGTACAGAGATAAAAATAAGCCAACCAATGTGCTTTCGTTTCCATTTGAAGCGCCACCGGAGATTGAAATTGATCTATTAGGTGATTTAGTCATATGCAAAGCTATTGTTGAGCAGGAATCAAAGGAACAGGACAAACGTCAAATCGCTCATTGGGCGCATATGGTTGTACATGGGTGCCTTCATCTGCTAGGTTATGATCATATTCAGGATGACGAAGCGATTGAGATGGAGTCACTTGAAACAAAAATTATGCAGGATATGGGGTTTGAAGATCCTTATCTGGCAGAAAAGTAG
- a CDS encoding PhoH family protein produces the protein MSNKIVTLEVNLEPAHNRRLASLCGPFDDNIKQLERRLGVEINYRNQQFTIVGKPHTANAALDILKHLYVSTAPVRGDIPDIEPEAIHLAIKESGILEQTSESSIPHGKEVFIKTKKGMIKPRTPNQAQYLVNMVTHDITFGVGPAGTGKTYLAVAAAVDALERQEIRRILLTRPAVEAGEKLGFLPGDLSQKVDPYLRPLYDALFEMLGFEKVEKLIERNVIEVAPLAYMRGRTLNDAFIILDESQNTTVEQMKMFLTRIGFNSCAVITGDVTQIDLPRGAKSGLRHAIEVLSEVDEISFNFFQSDDVVRHPVVARIINAYEKWEAEDQKERKAYEKKRREAQQQARQEEAPTSSESMQESDS, from the coding sequence TTGAGTAATAAAATCGTTACGTTAGAAGTTAATCTAGAGCCGGCACATAATCGCAGATTAGCCAGTTTATGTGGGCCGTTTGATGATAACATCAAGCAATTAGAGCGTCGTCTCGGGGTCGAGATAAACTACCGAAATCAACAATTTACAATTGTAGGTAAACCTCACACAGCAAATGCTGCCCTCGATATCCTTAAACATCTGTATGTCAGCACAGCACCAGTCAGGGGTGACATTCCGGATATTGAACCTGAAGCCATTCATCTGGCAATAAAAGAATCCGGAATTCTCGAGCAGACGAGTGAATCGTCCATTCCTCACGGTAAAGAAGTTTTCATTAAAACCAAAAAAGGAATGATCAAACCCCGGACACCAAATCAGGCACAGTATCTGGTAAATATGGTGACACACGATATTACATTTGGTGTCGGCCCTGCGGGAACAGGAAAAACATACCTGGCTGTTGCAGCAGCGGTTGATGCGCTGGAGCGTCAGGAAATCCGCCGGATTCTTTTAACCCGGCCGGCAGTAGAAGCTGGTGAAAAATTAGGTTTTTTACCGGGTGATTTAAGCCAGAAAGTCGATCCTTATTTGCGGCCGCTTTACGATGCATTATTTGAAATGCTTGGATTTGAAAAGGTTGAAAAGCTCATTGAGCGTAACGTGATTGAAGTGGCACCGCTGGCTTATATGCGTGGACGCACACTGAACGATGCTTTCATCATACTTGATGAAAGCCAAAATACGACTGTTGAACAAATGAAGATGTTCCTGACCCGGATTGGTTTCAATTCCTGTGCAGTGATTACCGGGGATGTAACACAAATTGACCTCCCCCGGGGCGCAAAATCCGGCCTGAGACATGCCATTGAAGTCCTTAGCGAAGTCGATGAAATCAGCTTCAACTTTTTCCAGTCTGATGATGTCGTCAGACACCCGGTTGTCGCCCGTATCATCAATGCATATGAGAAGTGGGAGGCTGAAGATCAAAAAGAACGGAAAGCCTATGAGAAAAAACGCCGGGAAGCACAGCAACAAGCCAGACAGGAAGAAGCACCAACATCTTCTGAATCAATGCAGGAGTCAGACAGTTAA
- the miaB gene encoding tRNA (N6-isopentenyl adenosine(37)-C2)-methylthiotransferase MiaB, which yields MSKKLLIKTWGCQMNEYDSSKMADLLNAANGYELTEEPEEADVLLLNTCSIREKAQEKVFHQLGRWKNLKDAKPGVVIGVGGCVATQEGDHIRERAPFVDVIFGPQTLHRLPEMIRQSQSSEAPVMDISFPEIEKFDCLPEPKAEGPTAFVSIMEGCSKYCTYCVVPYTRGEEVSRPMDDVLYEIAQLAEQGVREVNLLGQNVNAYRGATFDGGICSFAELLRLVASIDGIDRIRFTTSHPLEFTDDIIAVYEDTPELVSFLHLPVQSGSDRILTMMKRPHTAIEYKSIIRKLRKARPDIQISSDFIVGFPGESDKDFQDTMKLIKDVDFDMSFSFIFSPRPGTPAADYPCDLTDDEKKARLYELQKTVNAQAMRYSRQMLGTEQRVLVEGPSKKNLMELRARTENNRVVNFEGAPELIGQFVDVNIVDVYPNSLRGELVRTEAEMNLRVVTSPAEMMKKTRREDELGVISFTPESLTN from the coding sequence ATGAGTAAGAAACTGCTAATAAAAACCTGGGGCTGCCAGATGAATGAATATGATTCATCCAAAATGGCTGACCTGCTCAATGCAGCAAATGGCTATGAGTTGACGGAAGAACCAGAAGAAGCAGACGTTCTACTATTAAATACCTGTTCTATCCGGGAAAAAGCCCAGGAGAAAGTGTTCCATCAGCTGGGACGCTGGAAAAATCTGAAAGATGCCAAACCCGGCGTTGTGATTGGGGTTGGTGGCTGTGTCGCGACACAGGAAGGTGATCATATCCGGGAAAGAGCACCATTTGTCGATGTCATTTTCGGCCCTCAGACACTCCACAGACTTCCTGAAATGATCAGACAGTCACAAAGCAGTGAAGCGCCCGTCATGGATATCTCTTTTCCTGAAATAGAAAAGTTTGACTGCCTGCCAGAGCCTAAAGCAGAAGGCCCTACAGCGTTTGTTTCCATAATGGAAGGATGTTCGAAGTATTGTACTTATTGTGTTGTACCCTATACCCGTGGCGAAGAAGTCAGCCGTCCGATGGATGATGTGCTTTATGAAATCGCCCAGCTGGCAGAACAAGGGGTTCGTGAAGTCAACCTGCTCGGACAAAACGTGAATGCCTATCGTGGTGCAACGTTTGACGGTGGTATCTGCTCATTTGCAGAGTTACTGCGCCTCGTCGCCTCAATCGACGGGATCGACAGGATTCGCTTTACCACCAGTCACCCACTTGAGTTTACGGATGATATTATCGCTGTTTATGAAGACACACCAGAGTTAGTCAGCTTCCTGCATTTACCGGTTCAGAGCGGTTCAGACAGGATTTTAACCATGATGAAACGTCCGCATACAGCCATTGAATATAAATCTATTATTCGTAAACTGCGTAAGGCCCGGCCAGACATTCAAATCAGTTCTGACTTTATTGTTGGTTTCCCCGGAGAATCCGACAAAGATTTTCAGGACACGATGAAACTGATTAAGGATGTTGACTTTGATATGAGTTTCAGTTTTATTTTCTCTCCCCGTCCGGGTACACCAGCGGCAGATTATCCATGTGACCTGACAGACGATGAGAAAAAGGCACGCTTGTATGAACTGCAAAAAACCGTGAATGCTCAGGCAATGCGTTACTCGCGTCAGATGCTCGGGACAGAACAGCGCGTGCTGGTTGAGGGACCATCAAAGAAAAATCTGATGGAACTCAGAGCCCGTACAGAAAACAACCGTGTCGTCAATTTTGAAGGCGCACCTGAACTCATCGGACAATTTGTCGATGTCAATATTGTCGATGTTTATCCGAACTCGTTACGCGGAGAACTTGTTCGCACTGAAGCAGAAATGAACCTGCGTGTTGTCACATCTCCTGCTGAGATGATGAAGAAAACACGCCGGGAAGATGAACTGGGTGTCATTTCATTTACACCTGAATCTCTAACCAATTAG
- a CDS encoding 2-octaprenyl-3-methyl-6-methoxy-1,4-benzoquinol hydroxylase yields MKTYQVAIVGGGMVGAAIALGLAQQGREIVLIENQMPELWDASQPVDLRVSAISMASVRLLEKLGAWQIIEQMRTCPYRRLETWEDPTYKTSFDADLLGLDQLGFMVENRLIQLGLWQRFQDYPNLTLMCPQSIDCIRFDADRNTLVLADQQEIGAQWVIGADGANSKVRDMAGIGITAWDYRQRCMLIHVRTELPHQDVTWQQFFPSGPRSFLPLTGNEASLVWYDSPKRIKQLSHLSNEQLEQEIQAHFPSHLGRVKVIRHGSFALTRRHAQKYMNRRCILVGDSAHTIHPLAGQGVNLGFKDVNVLLGLMEDALHLDEKLFRQYGLIRRPDNLLMQTGMDIFYKSFRYRHEPVRQFRNMFLKLANHAGPLKKQVLKYAIGL; encoded by the coding sequence ATGAAAACATATCAGGTGGCAATTGTCGGGGGAGGCATGGTTGGTGCTGCGATAGCACTGGGGTTAGCGCAACAGGGACGGGAAATTGTCCTGATCGAGAATCAGATGCCGGAGCTCTGGGATGCATCACAACCTGTTGACTTGCGCGTTTCTGCAATTTCCATGGCTTCGGTCCGGCTTTTAGAGAAACTTGGGGCATGGCAGATCATTGAGCAAATGCGAACGTGTCCTTACCGGCGTTTGGAAACCTGGGAAGATCCAACATACAAAACCAGTTTTGATGCGGATTTGCTGGGACTGGATCAATTAGGTTTTATGGTTGAGAACCGGCTTATTCAGCTCGGCTTATGGCAACGGTTTCAAGATTATCCAAATTTAACCCTGATGTGTCCTCAAAGTATTGATTGTATTCGATTTGATGCAGACAGAAATACACTGGTGCTGGCTGATCAGCAGGAAATCGGTGCACAATGGGTGATTGGTGCTGACGGTGCAAATTCTAAAGTCAGAGACATGGCGGGCATTGGTATCACAGCCTGGGACTATCGTCAGCGTTGTATGTTAATCCATGTCAGAACGGAATTGCCTCATCAGGATGTAACCTGGCAACAATTTTTTCCATCCGGGCCTCGCTCGTTTTTACCGTTAACAGGTAATGAAGCATCATTGGTTTGGTATGATTCTCCGAAGCGAATCAAACAGTTAAGTCACCTGTCAAATGAACAGTTGGAACAGGAAATACAGGCTCATTTTCCTTCGCATTTAGGAAGAGTGAAAGTGATCCGGCATGGTTCTTTTGCCTTAACGCGCAGACACGCTCAAAAATATATGAATCGGCGTTGTATTCTGGTTGGTGACTCTGCACATACGATTCATCCTTTAGCGGGGCAAGGTGTCAACCTTGGTTTTAAAGATGTGAATGTATTACTTGGGTTGATGGAAGATGCCTTACACTTAGATGAGAAATTATTCAGGCAGTACGGGTTGATTCGCCGTCCGGATAATTTACTGATGCAAACCGGGATGGATATTTTCTATAAGTCTTTTCGGTATCGTCATGAGCCTGTGCGTCAGTTCAGAAATATGTTCCTGAAACTTGCAAATCATGCAGGACCGTTGAAAAAGCAAGTCTTGAAATATGCCATTGGCCTGTAA
- the crr gene encoding PTS glucose transporter subunit IIA: protein MGLFDKLKKLVSDDSADTGAVDIIAPLSGEIINIEDVPDVVFAEKIVGDGIAIKPSGDKMVAPVNGTIGKIFETNHAFSIESEDGIELFVHFGIDTVELKGEGFSRIAEEGQAVKAGDTIIEFDLGLLQEKAKSTLTPVVISNMDEIKELNKLSGSVVVGETPVLRVTK, encoded by the coding sequence ATGGGGCTGTTTGACAAACTTAAGAAGTTAGTATCTGACGACAGTGCTGACACAGGCGCAGTAGATATTATCGCACCACTATCTGGTGAAATCATAAACATCGAAGATGTGCCTGATGTTGTATTCGCTGAAAAAATCGTTGGTGATGGCATTGCCATTAAACCATCCGGAGATAAGATGGTTGCTCCTGTTAATGGCACAATTGGAAAAATCTTCGAAACAAACCACGCATTTTCTATCGAGTCTGAAGATGGTATTGAGTTATTTGTCCACTTTGGTATCGATACTGTTGAACTCAAAGGTGAAGGTTTTTCCCGTATAGCGGAAGAAGGTCAGGCAGTAAAAGCTGGTGATACTATCATTGAGTTTGATCTGGGCCTGCTTCAGGAAAAAGCAAAATCAACGCTGACACCTGTTGTTATTTCAAACATGGATGAGATTAAAGAACTGAACAAATTATCTGGTTCTGTTGTTGTTGGTGAAACTCCGGTACTCCGTGTAACAAAATAA
- the ptsI gene encoding phosphoenolpyruvate-protein phosphotransferase PtsI — protein sequence MISGILASPGIAIGKVLLLQEDEIVLNTSTIADNQVESEIQCFYTAREQSKAQLEVIKQKARETFGEEKEAIFEGHIMLLEDEELEEEILTLIKDEKLHADNAIHTVIEEQATALESLDDEYLKERATDIRDIGSRFVKNALNINIVNLSAINEEVILAAYDLTPSETAQINLDYVLGFVTDIGGRTSHTSIMARSLELPAIVGTNNITAQVKNGDTIIVDAINNKIIVNPSEAELAEATQVKEKFLAEKAELAKLKDLPAETIDGHRVEVCGNIGTIKDCDGVLRNGGEGVGLYRTEFLFMDRTSLPTEQEQYEAYKEVAESMTDKAVIIRTMDIGGDKDLPYMDLPKEMNPFLGWRAVRISLDRREILRDQLRGILRASAHGKLRIMFPMIISVEEIRELKNAIEMYKEELRSEGLPFDENIEIGVMVETPAAAAVAHHLAKEVSFFSIGTNDLTQYTLAVDRGNEMISHLYNPLSPAVLNVIKQVIDASHAEGKWTGMCGELAGDDRATLLLLGMGLDEFSMSGISIPKVKKVIRNTTYKDVKAMADEALSLATAKEIEACVEKFIADNSH from the coding sequence ATGATTTCAGGCATCCTGGCATCTCCTGGTATTGCTATCGGTAAAGTATTACTACTTCAAGAAGACGAAATCGTTCTTAATACAAGTACGATTGCAGACAATCAGGTAGAATCAGAAATTCAATGCTTCTATACCGCTCGCGAGCAGTCAAAAGCACAACTTGAAGTAATCAAACAAAAAGCTCGTGAAACGTTTGGTGAAGAAAAAGAAGCGATCTTTGAAGGTCACATTATGCTGCTGGAAGATGAAGAGCTGGAAGAAGAAATTCTGACTCTCATCAAAGATGAAAAGCTGCATGCTGACAATGCAATTCACACAGTCATCGAAGAGCAGGCGACAGCGCTTGAATCACTTGATGATGAATATCTGAAAGAAAGAGCAACGGATATCCGTGATATAGGCTCTCGTTTCGTCAAGAATGCACTCAACATTAATATCGTTAATTTAAGTGCAATTAATGAAGAAGTAATCCTGGCAGCATATGATCTGACGCCTTCCGAAACTGCACAAATCAACCTTGACTATGTTCTGGGTTTTGTGACCGATATTGGTGGACGGACTTCTCACACTTCAATTATGGCACGCTCTCTTGAACTGCCAGCTATCGTTGGAACAAACAACATTACAGCACAGGTAAAAAACGGAGACACGATTATTGTTGATGCCATCAATAATAAGATTATCGTTAATCCGTCCGAGGCTGAACTGGCTGAAGCCACCCAGGTAAAAGAAAAATTCCTGGCTGAAAAAGCTGAACTGGCCAAGCTGAAAGATCTGCCTGCTGAAACCATCGATGGTCATCGCGTCGAAGTGTGCGGCAATATCGGAACAATTAAAGATTGTGATGGTGTACTTCGTAATGGTGGCGAAGGTGTGGGTCTTTATCGTACTGAGTTCCTGTTTATGGACAGAACATCACTGCCGACCGAACAGGAACAATACGAAGCGTATAAAGAAGTCGCTGAGTCAATGACTGACAAAGCAGTTATCATCCGGACTATGGATATCGGCGGTGACAAAGACTTGCCATATATGGATTTACCCAAAGAGATGAATCCATTCCTCGGCTGGCGTGCAGTACGTATCAGTCTGGATCGCCGTGAAATCTTACGCGATCAACTGCGTGGTATTTTACGGGCATCCGCGCATGGAAAACTTCGTATTATGTTCCCGATGATTATTTCTGTCGAAGAAATACGCGAACTGAAAAACGCCATAGAAATGTATAAAGAAGAACTTCGTTCAGAAGGTCTTCCTTTCGATGAGAATATTGAAATTGGTGTCATGGTTGAAACACCAGCTGCTGCAGCTGTTGCTCACCACCTGGCAAAAGAAGTGTCATTTTTCTCAATTGGTACAAACGACCTGACGCAATATACATTAGCGGTTGATCGTGGCAACGAAATGATTTCTCATTTATACAACCCACTGTCTCCTGCTGTACTTAATGTTATCAAACAAGTCATTGATGCATCTCATGCAGAAGGTAAATGGACCGGCATGTGCGGCGAACTTGCAGGTGATGATCGCGCAACATTACTTCTTTTAGGTATGGGGCTGGATGAATTTTCAATGAGTGGAATTTCTATTCCTAAAGTGAAAAAAGTCATCAGAAACACGACTTATAAAGATGTAAAAGCAATGGCAGATGAAGCACTTTCTTTGGCAACTGCGAAAGAAATTGAAGCATGTGTAGAGAAGTTCATCGCAGATAATTCGCACTAA
- a CDS encoding HPr family phosphocarrier protein produces MYEKQVEITAENGLHTRPAAQFVKEAKTFNAEITVTSNGKSASAKSLFKLQTLGLVKGTVVKISAEGSQEKEAVDHLVALMDHLE; encoded by the coding sequence ATGTACGAGAAGCAAGTAGAAATTACAGCTGAAAACGGTCTTCACACTCGTCCTGCAGCACAGTTCGTTAAAGAAGCAAAAACATTCAATGCAGAAATTACTGTAACTTCAAACGGTAAAAGCGCCAGTGCCAAGAGCCTGTTTAAGTTACAAACCCTGGGACTGGTAAAAGGTACAGTCGTAAAAATTTCCGCTGAAGGTTCTCAGGAAAAAGAAGCAGTCGACCATCTGGTTGCTTTAATGGATCACTTAGAATAA
- the cysK gene encoding cysteine synthase A translates to MSKIYEDNSLTIGNTPLVRLNKVSNGNVLAKVEARNPSFSVKCRIGANMIWEAEKSGQLKAGVELVEPTSGNTGIALAFVAAARGYKLTLTMPESMSLERRKLLKALGANLELTEAAKGMKGAITKAEEIVAGNPEKYLLLQQFDNPANPQIHEKTTGPEIWDATDGEVDVFVSGVGTGGTLTGTSRYIKQQKGKSIITVAVEPDESPVITQALAGEEIQPAPHKIQGIGAGFIPGNLDLSLIDRVERVTSEDAINMARRLMEEEGILAGISSGAAVVAANRISELPEFKGKNIVTILPSSGERYLSTALFAGLFTEKENQQ, encoded by the coding sequence ATGAGTAAAATCTACGAAGACAACTCTCTGACCATTGGTAATACCCCTTTAGTTCGCCTTAACAAAGTCAGCAATGGTAATGTACTGGCTAAAGTTGAAGCGCGTAACCCAAGCTTTAGTGTTAAGTGCCGGATCGGTGCAAACATGATCTGGGAAGCTGAAAAATCAGGTCAGTTAAAAGCAGGAGTTGAGCTTGTAGAACCAACAAGTGGCAATACCGGGATTGCACTTGCGTTTGTTGCCGCAGCACGTGGCTATAAGCTCACACTGACAATGCCTGAGTCCATGAGTCTTGAACGTCGCAAACTGCTGAAAGCTTTGGGAGCAAACCTGGAGCTGACTGAAGCAGCAAAAGGCATGAAAGGTGCGATTACAAAAGCTGAAGAAATTGTCGCGGGTAATCCTGAGAAATATTTGTTGCTTCAACAGTTTGATAACCCAGCCAACCCACAGATCCATGAAAAAACAACCGGACCGGAAATCTGGGATGCCACAGACGGTGAAGTTGATGTGTTTGTTTCTGGTGTGGGTACAGGTGGAACACTGACAGGCACCAGTCGTTACATTAAGCAACAAAAAGGCAAAAGTATCATTACAGTTGCTGTCGAACCCGATGAATCTCCAGTCATCACACAAGCTTTAGCTGGCGAAGAAATTCAGCCAGCACCACATAAAATCCAGGGTATTGGTGCGGGCTTTATTCCGGGTAACCTTGATTTATCTTTAATCGACAGAGTTGAACGGGTGACCTCAGAAGATGCAATCAACATGGCAAGACGCCTGATGGAAGAAGAAGGTATTCTTGCCGGTATATCATCTGGCGCTGCTGTTGTCGCCGCAAACAGAATTTCAGAACTGCCTGAATTTAAAGGAAAAAACATTGTAACGATTCTGCCAAGCTCTGGTGAAAGATACTTGAGCACTGCCCTTTTTGCCGGATTATTTACTGAAAAAGAGAATCAGCAGTAA